The DNA region ACCGATGACCCGTTTGTTAATCAGGTTGTCAACTTGAATAAACTACATAAGTTTGCATTTTCGGGCAATAAGGGTTTTAAGATCTCATCTTTCTTCTCTTGCACTGTTAACGCAAACTATTCATATTCCCGCCATGAAGACAATGATGTTAGGTACTATAAAAACGGATTAAACCTTTTCGAAATGAGTGCGTCGAGCGAGATTACCCTTAGCAAGAAAACACAGATACAGGCAGATTTTTATTATCAAGCTAAAATGAATCTGGAATATACCGTATACAGCCCTTTTTTCTCCCACTCTCTGACCTTAAGGCAGTTGTTATTGAAAGATAAGTGGAGCCTCAGCTCGTCCTTAAACGATCCGTTAGGACTAGAGAAAAATCGCTCGAAAAGTTTTTTTAGCAATCAGTTTTCTTCTGGTTGGGCACTTACCAATCAGCGGAGTGTTTCCGTACAAATTGTATATAACTTTCCTTTCGGCCATCGGTTCGAAAATCGAAACTATAAAAAGAAGAACGACGGAGAGATAAGGGATCAACAATAGTAATCAGCATAAACTAATTAATATGAAAATCCATTTATCAAGTATACTACAAAAGAAAAAGGGAATGCTACCTCACAAACTTTCACATATAATCAATAAACTCATTCTTATCTTGATATCAATGCTTTTATCATGTAACAGTGCGGAAAAGAATGAAAAGCCTGTGGCTGTTGCAATACTCGCTGATTTGGCAGCGCTACCTTTTTAATACACTACAATTAGCGTTACAGGTTTGGGCAACGTGAAGCACTATGGAAAATGTTTTGAGCCCAGTGTTAAAACTCTCGCTATTAGCGATTCGATGCCCTGACTTTGGTGTTTTTTAAACTTTCAGCACGAAAAACACGCTTTCAGCACGAAAATGAAAAATTAATAAAATTTTTTACCACACTTGTATTGCAGAAACAACCGGCCGGAGTTTTTGAATTAACAAATGTTTAACTTAAAACAAACTAAAATGAAAAATTTAGAATTAGAAAACTTTGGCGTTCAAGAGTTGGATGCGAGAGAAATGAAGACAATTGATGGGGGCGGATGGCTTAGAAAGCTCGGATGGGGTTATCTTGCTACTGAAGTAATTGATCATTGGGATGAGATCAAGAAAGGATTTTCAAACGGTTGGAATGCTTAATAAATTAAATAACATAATAAAAAAAAATATGAACTTACAGGAATTCAATTTGGAAGAGCTATCGGCTCATGAGTTAGAAATTATTGACGGTGGCGGTTTCTGGGGAGACCTAGCTTATGGGATTGGTTACGCTGCACGGCATGCCTACGAAATTGGCAAGTCATTGAGGAGCAATCCTGCATACGGTAATGCGAATGTTTATAAGTAAAATTAGGTATGAATCTGAAGAGTGGATTTATCCACTCTTCAATATTGTTAAATATGTCTAAAAAAATCTTTTCTGAAATCATAACCAATTTCACATGCTTCTTCGCGTTGTATCTCTTATTTAACTATACGAGGTTAAATATTAGTTTTGTAAGAGATATTGTCACCGGTTGGAAAATATTAGTTATTTTATTTTTTTCAATTTTTGTAATGGTTTTTGATAGGCTGTTTAATAAGGAGTAGCGTATGTAGCCAAATAAACAATAATAGCGCTACTTAAATGATTGATACCTGATTGGCGTTTACAAATAAACATATTTCAAATCAAAATATTTTGAAAAGATTTTTTTCTCAAAAAGTAAAGTCATTTAGTATAATACAAATTCAAGCTGCCAAAAATCTCACCTACTTTTGGATTGTTTTTTCGATTTATTTCATCTTTCAATTTTCTACTGCTGTTATCGCAACCTACTTTGATGCAGATTTAACTTCTATTAGTCTAAAATTTGGCAGTTTACAAGAGGAATTTCTTATTGCGGTTATTGCTGCCCCGATTATAGAAACGCTAATTTTTCAATATTTCGTAATCGAAACGCTTTTAAATGTGAAATTGGCACCATTGCTCTGCATTATTGCCTCTGCGCTGTTATTTGGTGTTTCTCATTACTACAATATAGCCTACGTTTTGGTCACAACGATAGTAGGGCTCATATTTGCTTATTATTATATGGCTTTGCGTCATCAACATTATTTAAACAAACTTATTCTGGTTACGCTGTTACATGCGCTATCTAACCTGTTTGCATTCGTAAATAACAATTTTTACGATTTCACAAAATGGTAGGCATCAAGACTGGTATCAGAAAAGAACATTCCACGATGTTTTTATCGTAATGTAATCTATGTCAATCATATCAGAAACAGAATTCAACAATACATCCCTCATTTTCCTCCATCAAACCCGCGTTCGCAGCCAGATCATTTATGTCACTGTGGTTGTTGCAATATTCGCTGCTTTAGCAGCGCTACCTTTTTTATACACTGCAATTAGCGTTACAGGTTCGGGCGCTATACAAAGCAACATCGAAAAAGCCGAACTTTTGGCTCCGGCAAGCGGCAGGATCACTGAGGTTAACCTGATTGATAACCGACAGGTAACGAAAGGAACTCAACTACTAACCATTGACGCTAGCTTGGCGAATCAGCAAAAAAACTTAATTGGTAACCACCAAAGCCAATTACAACAACAACTAAACGATGCCTTAACGCTTTTGAAGTTTAAGAACAACCCTAATTTGCAAACCCCTTTGTATCTGGCCGCCTGGCAACAATATACCGAGGCTTTACAAAATGCAGCCAATGCAAAAGAACAGGCTTTTAAAGTTTACCAACGCTATAAAACCTTAATCGACAAAAAGGTGGTTACACAAGCAGAGTTCGAGCAATACCATTTTAACTATAAACAAGCCCTTTCAGATTATGAAATGGTAACAAAAAAATATAAAACACAATGGCAAACAGAGGCCAACCAATACCGCAATGAGCTGCGTGATTTAAAAAATCAAAATATTCAAATTAACGATCAAGTAAAACAATATATTTTGAAAGCTCCTATAAATGGCTCGTTACAGAATTTAACTGGCATACAAAATGGCTCCTTTGTGTATGCCAATCAAAAATTGGGCGAAATTTCACCTGATAGTTTGCTGCTGGCTTTTTGCTACGTTAAACCAGCCGATATTGGCTTAATTAAAAAAGGGCAACAAGTTCGATTTCAAATCGACGCCTTCAACTACAATCAATGGGGTTTATTGAGCGGCATTGTTTTAGATATAGCCAATGATATCATCATCGAAAACCAAACGCCTTATTTTAAAGTAAAATGTAAGCTTGATCAGGATTACCTACAATTAAAAAATGGCTACAAAGGGCACGTAAAAAAAGGGATGACTTTTACCGCTCGTTTCACGGTTACAAAACGCAGTTTTTACCAACTGCTATACGATAATGTTGATGATTGGTTAAACCCAAACGGAGTCTAAGCCGCTGGTAGTCCATACCTGATATCTCACATCTAAAATCTCATGTTTAACACTCCATGTCTCTTATAAAACAACGCGATATTACCGATTGTGGTGCCGCATGCCTGGCATCGGTCTCGGCCCATTATAAATTGAAGCTTCCTGTTGCACGCATCAGGCAATTTGCGGGTACCGATAAAAAAGGAACAAATGTATTGGGATTGATAGAAGCAGCCACAAAACTTGGTTTCGAAGCCAAAGGAGTTCGTGGCGGCTTAGATAGTTTAAATAAAATACCGTTGCCCGCCATTGCACATATTGTAGTAAAAAAACAATTGCAACACTATGTTGTAATTTATAAGGTTACCGACAAATATATTGAGGTGATGGATCCTGGCGATGGTAAAACGCACCAAAAAACCGTAGCCGAGTTTACAGAAGAATGGACTGGTGTTTTGGTATTGCTTTTGCCCAGTGAAAGCTTTACCCAGGGAAACGAAAAAGTGGCCAATAGCTTTCGCTTTTGGCAGCTTATACAACCGCATAAAAGCATTGTAATCCAAGCGCTTTTTGGTGCCTTAATTTATACCATTTTAGGGCTTTCTACTTCTATTTTTGTTCAGAAAATTACCGATTATGTATTGGTAGATGGTAACAGAAATTTACTCAATTTAATGAGCGTAATGATGATTGGCATTGTGCTGCTCCAGCTGTTTATTGGTACTGCGAAAACGATATTTACCATGCGCACAGGGCAACAGATTGACGCCCGCTTAATTTTAGGTTACTACAAGCATTTGCTAAAATTGCCACAGCAGTTTTTTGATACCATGCGGGTTGGGGAGATCATCTCAAGAGTAAACGATGCTGTAAAAATTAGAGCTTTTATAAACGATGTTTCCATCGGTTTGGTTGTAAACGTATTTATCGTGTTTTTATCTTTCGGCCTCATGTTTACTTATTATTGGAAACTGGCCTTGCTAATGCTCACAGTAATTCCGGTATATCTCTTAATTTATTTCATTACCAATAGACTGAATAAAAAAATCCAGCGCATGTTGATGGAGGATTCTGCCGAGTTAGAAAGTCAGTTGGTAGAAAGTTTAAATGCTGTAGGTACAATTAAGCGCTTCGGGCTGGAAGAATTTACCAATACCAAAACCGAAGCAAGGTTTATTCAGCTGCTCAGAACAGTGTACAAATCGGGCATCAATAGTGTTTTTTCGGGTACATCTTCCGAAGTAGTGTCACATCTGTTAACCATTCTCTTACTGTGGGTGGGAGCGGGTTACGTTTTAGATAATGAGATTACGCCTGGTGAATTATTCTCATTTTATACGCTTATTGGCTATTTCACAGGGCCAGCGGCCTCGTTAATTGGCGCAAACAAAGTAATACAAGATGCAGTTATTGCCGCCGACAGGTTATTCGAAATAATGGATCTGGAAATAGAAAATGATGCTTCCAACGTTGCTCTCACTAAAGAGTTGATTGGAGATATACGTTTTGAAAATGTGGCGTTTAGATATGGTACAAGGGTAACCGTTTTCGAAAATTTGAATCTGAACATTAAGGCGGGCACATTCACGGCAATTGTTGGTGAAAGCGGATCCGGAAAATCTACCTTAATGGCGCTGTTACAGAATATTTATCCAATTCAAAAGGGAAATATATTTATCGGTAAATACGCCATTAAATATTTGAACAATTCGTCACTAAGAAATTTGCTAAGTATTGTGCCGCAGCAAATTGATCTGTTTGCAGGTAATGTAATAGATAATATTGCCGTGGGCGATTATGAGCCAGATATGCAAAGGATTATCGACATCTGCACCCAACTGGGAATTACAAACTTTATAGAAGCACTGCCCGAGGGTTTTCAGACGTACCTGGGAGAGAATGGCGCAACATTATCAGGTGGACAAAAGCAACGTATTGCCATTGCCCGGGCATTGTACCGAAACCCGGAGATTCTGGTTTTGGATGAAGCAACCTCGTCGCTCGACTCAGCATCTGAACAATATGTTCAGCGTACTAT from Pedobacter endophyticus includes:
- a CDS encoding bacteriocin — protein: MKNLELENFGVQELDAREMKTIDGGGWLRKLGWGYLATEVIDHWDEIKKGFSNGWNA
- a CDS encoding CPBP family intramembrane glutamic endopeptidase, with translation MKRFFSQKVKSFSIIQIQAAKNLTYFWIVFSIYFIFQFSTAVIATYFDADLTSISLKFGSLQEEFLIAVIAAPIIETLIFQYFVIETLLNVKLAPLLCIIASALLFGVSHYYNIAYVLVTTIVGLIFAYYYMALRHQHYLNKLILVTLLHALSNLFAFVNNNFYDFTKW
- a CDS encoding HlyD family secretion protein; this encodes MSIISETEFNNTSLIFLHQTRVRSQIIYVTVVVAIFAALAALPFLYTAISVTGSGAIQSNIEKAELLAPASGRITEVNLIDNRQVTKGTQLLTIDASLANQQKNLIGNHQSQLQQQLNDALTLLKFKNNPNLQTPLYLAAWQQYTEALQNAANAKEQAFKVYQRYKTLIDKKVVTQAEFEQYHFNYKQALSDYEMVTKKYKTQWQTEANQYRNELRDLKNQNIQINDQVKQYILKAPINGSLQNLTGIQNGSFVYANQKLGEISPDSLLLAFCYVKPADIGLIKKGQQVRFQIDAFNYNQWGLLSGIVLDIANDIIIENQTPYFKVKCKLDQDYLQLKNGYKGHVKKGMTFTARFTVTKRSFYQLLYDNVDDWLNPNGV
- a CDS encoding peptidase domain-containing ABC transporter: MSLIKQRDITDCGAACLASVSAHYKLKLPVARIRQFAGTDKKGTNVLGLIEAATKLGFEAKGVRGGLDSLNKIPLPAIAHIVVKKQLQHYVVIYKVTDKYIEVMDPGDGKTHQKTVAEFTEEWTGVLVLLLPSESFTQGNEKVANSFRFWQLIQPHKSIVIQALFGALIYTILGLSTSIFVQKITDYVLVDGNRNLLNLMSVMMIGIVLLQLFIGTAKTIFTMRTGQQIDARLILGYYKHLLKLPQQFFDTMRVGEIISRVNDAVKIRAFINDVSIGLVVNVFIVFLSFGLMFTYYWKLALLMLTVIPVYLLIYFITNRLNKKIQRMLMEDSAELESQLVESLNAVGTIKRFGLEEFTNTKTEARFIQLLRTVYKSGINSVFSGTSSEVVSHLLTILLLWVGAGYVLDNEITPGELFSFYTLIGYFTGPAASLIGANKVIQDAVIAADRLFEIMDLEIENDASNVALTKELIGDIRFENVAFRYGTRVTVFENLNLNIKAGTFTAIVGESGSGKSTLMALLQNIYPIQKGNIFIGKYAIKYLNNSSLRNLLSIVPQQIDLFAGNVIDNIAVGDYEPDMQRIIDICTQLGITNFIEALPEGFQTYLGENGATLSGGQKQRIAIARALYRNPEILVLDEATSSLDSASEQYVQRTIELLKKQQKTIIIIAHRLTTIKNADKIIVLDKGKVIEEGHHQEMISTNGHYNNLWKQQFNSV